One genomic segment of Leptolyngbya sp. 'hensonii' includes these proteins:
- a CDS encoding Sll0314/Alr1548 family TPR repeat-containing protein, with product MVYSRMLKVISTSGVLVSLLSGTVGFGWLQPALAKDPFRVENARPIGEKTEAAFKAVFEKGDYQTAQKFLRDAEANEPLVYAMRASLAYTAQDLEALRSNAILTRETAERMVATDPVRGNLYQAIGHFMEGAYSLVQEGPVRGTPGALRKLQLVFKYMNAAEKAAPQDPEVNIVRGYMDLMIAVNLPFSHPEQAIQKLEQYAAPRYLADRGIALGYRDLGQYDQALEYVDRALKHNPDQPEANYLKAQILTLKGNQQSNPAFYAAAVPAFQKALKKPDQLPRSLVWQVFFEYCMNQVKVDKKDRQCVALRDQIDLRAGLWGPKSSDMPKI from the coding sequence ATGGTTTATTCCAGAATGTTGAAAGTCATTAGCACCAGCGGGGTCCTTGTCTCCCTGCTGTCTGGCACGGTGGGGTTTGGTTGGCTTCAACCCGCTCTGGCTAAAGACCCCTTTCGAGTGGAGAATGCTCGGCCGATCGGGGAGAAGACGGAAGCGGCCTTCAAAGCTGTCTTTGAAAAAGGGGATTACCAGACCGCACAGAAATTTCTTCGAGATGCAGAGGCAAATGAGCCACTGGTTTATGCCATGAGAGCCTCCCTGGCTTATACCGCCCAGGATTTGGAGGCCCTGCGCTCCAATGCCATTTTGACCCGTGAAACGGCAGAGAGAATGGTGGCCACCGATCCGGTACGAGGCAATCTCTATCAGGCGATCGGTCATTTTATGGAAGGAGCCTACAGCTTGGTCCAGGAAGGCCCGGTGCGAGGAACTCCGGGAGCCCTGCGGAAACTGCAATTAGTGTTTAAGTATATGAATGCAGCTGAGAAAGCCGCTCCCCAGGATCCAGAGGTGAATATTGTTCGGGGATATATGGACTTGATGATTGCCGTTAACCTGCCCTTCTCCCATCCAGAACAGGCAATTCAGAAATTGGAGCAGTATGCCGCTCCCCGTTACCTGGCTGATCGGGGCATTGCCCTGGGCTATCGAGATCTGGGCCAGTACGATCAGGCGCTGGAATATGTCGATCGGGCCTTAAAGCACAATCCGGACCAACCCGAAGCCAATTATCTGAAAGCTCAAATCCTCACCCTAAAAGGAAATCAGCAAAGTAATCCAGCCTTTTATGCCGCAGCAGTTCCTGCCTTCCAAAAGGCCCTGAAAAAACCGGATCAATTGCCTCGCAGCCTGGTTTGGCAGGTGTTCTTCGAGTACTGCATGAACCAAGTCAAGGTGGACAAGAAAGATCGGCAATGTGTGGCCCTGCGAGATCAGATTGACCTGCGAGCTGGGCTATGGGGGCCAAAGTCCAGCGACATGCCTAAGATTTAG
- a CDS encoding DUF3531 family protein, with protein MQVSFREFDPFDVWFWVEFSNYPSELEKQYIEEVFNSWFFLGKLGGFNAENLQVQDTGLDLSYMEYDEGNAEESLMALMHNMGDFEYEGNWGRCWFDLGTSDAIALDVLINALQQFSKDYVTIEQLILGGQNEDWPITGSRSRARFADEN; from the coding sequence ATGCAAGTTTCCTTTCGCGAGTTTGATCCCTTTGATGTCTGGTTTTGGGTTGAGTTCAGCAATTACCCGTCCGAACTGGAAAAACAGTATATCGAGGAGGTGTTCAACTCCTGGTTTTTCCTGGGTAAATTGGGGGGCTTCAATGCGGAGAATCTCCAGGTGCAGGATACTGGTTTGGATCTCAGCTATATGGAATATGACGAGGGCAATGCTGAGGAGAGTTTGATGGCTCTCATGCATAACATGGGTGATTTTGAATATGAGGGCAATTGGGGCCGGTGCTGGTTTGACCTGGGCACCAGCGATGCGATCGCCCTGGATGTCTTGATCAATGCCCTGCAACAGTTCAGCAAGGATTATGTGACAATCGAGCAGCTCATTCTTGGCGGCCAGAACGAAGATTGGCCGATCACTGGGAGCCGCAGCCGCGCCCGATTTGCAGATGAAAATTAG
- a CDS encoding peptide ligase PGM1-related protein, which yields MQSKSFPMDQAQQFRELQMQLRDRWQTLETFDLSSADILVVPSLSLDQRELKKVEGFHHYEERLLFSLIRLRNPQTRLVYVTSQPLHPSIIDYYLQLLPGIPFSHARDRLLLFSTYDSSLKPLSQKILERPRLIERIRQSLRQQSYMICFNSTTLERDLALQLQVPLYALDPALLYWGTKSGSRQIFTECGIPLPAGSGLTWSVEELAIAATELWEQRPALRRMVIKLNEGFSGEGNAMLDLRPVQSDLTEATTQKERVSLMRGRFLHLGFQAKGETWENFSSRIPELGAIAEEFIEGQEKRSPSVQGRIAPTGEVEILSTHDQILGGPDGQIYLGCRFPAEESYRLRLQELGRRVGKNLAEKGAMERFGVDFLTVRRPGIESLEWDISAIEINLRKGGTTHPFMTLRLLTNGRYDLSSGLFYSQQGRSKYYIATDNLQKERYQGLLPNDLMDVIAHHQLHFDSGTETGTVFHLMGCLSEFGKLGVTSIGNSPQQAEEIYNKVVKVLDDETQHRANHPAWMSPPELPITWRGRE from the coding sequence ATGCAAAGCAAAAGCTTCCCGATGGACCAGGCGCAGCAATTTCGGGAATTGCAGATGCAACTCCGCGATCGCTGGCAAACGCTGGAAACCTTTGACCTGAGCAGTGCCGATATTCTGGTAGTGCCCTCCCTCAGCCTGGATCAACGGGAATTGAAGAAGGTGGAAGGCTTTCATCACTATGAAGAGCGGCTCCTCTTTTCCTTGATTCGCCTGCGGAATCCCCAGACCCGTCTGGTTTACGTCACCTCTCAACCCCTCCATCCCAGCATCATTGACTACTATCTCCAGTTGCTACCGGGTATTCCCTTTTCCCATGCCCGCGATCGCTTGCTCCTGTTTTCCACCTACGATTCCTCCCTCAAACCCCTGAGCCAGAAGATCCTGGAACGGCCTCGCCTGATCGAGCGCATTCGCCAATCCCTGCGGCAGCAGTCTTACATGATTTGTTTTAACTCCACCACCCTGGAGCGGGATCTGGCTCTGCAGCTTCAGGTGCCCCTCTATGCCCTGGACCCGGCCCTGCTTTATTGGGGGACGAAGAGCGGCAGTCGGCAGATTTTCACCGAATGTGGCATTCCCCTCCCTGCCGGGAGTGGGCTGACCTGGAGCGTGGAGGAACTGGCGATCGCAGCGACAGAACTGTGGGAACAAAGGCCAGCTCTGCGTCGGATGGTGATTAAGTTGAATGAAGGGTTTTCGGGCGAGGGGAACGCCATGCTAGACCTGCGCCCAGTCCAGAGCGATCTGACCGAAGCCACGACCCAGAAGGAACGGGTGTCGTTGATGCGAGGCCGGTTTCTCCATCTGGGCTTCCAGGCCAAGGGGGAAACCTGGGAGAATTTCTCCAGCCGGATTCCAGAATTGGGTGCGATCGCAGAGGAGTTCATCGAGGGGCAGGAAAAACGATCGCCGAGCGTGCAGGGCCGCATTGCCCCAACGGGGGAGGTGGAAATCCTTTCCACCCACGATCAGATCCTCGGAGGACCGGATGGGCAAATTTACCTGGGTTGTCGATTTCCGGCAGAGGAGTCCTACCGACTGCGTTTGCAAGAACTGGGCCGTCGGGTAGGTAAGAATCTGGCGGAGAAGGGAGCGATGGAGCGCTTTGGCGTGGATTTCCTGACCGTGCGTCGTCCTGGGATAGAAAGTCTGGAATGGGACATCTCTGCGATCGAAATTAACCTGCGCAAAGGGGGAACGACCCATCCCTTTATGACCCTGCGCCTACTCACCAATGGCCGCTATGACCTATCCAGTGGCCTGTTCTACAGTCAGCAGGGGCGCTCCAAATATTACATTGCCACTGATAATTTGCAGAAAGAGCGGTATCAGGGCTTATTGCCCAATGATCTAATGGATGTGATTGCCCATCACCAACTCCATTTTGATTCTGGGACTGAGACAGGAACTGTGTTTCACCTGATGGGGTGTCTGTCTGAGTTCGGTAAGCTGGGCGTAACCAGCATCGGCAACTCTCCCCAACAAGCTGAGGAAATCTACAATAAGGTGGTTAAAGTTCTAGATGACGAGACCCAGCATCGGGCCAACCATCCCGCCTGGATGTCCCCCCCGGAACTACCCATTACCTGGAGAGGACGGGAATGA
- a CDS encoding DUF3593 domain-containing protein — translation MLSKDTLFALSLFPYLGFLWFMTRSRQVPRLALVGFYMTLVFVAITIPAGIYARVKYGAALANVDWLHGGAEFFLTLSNILVVLGFRQAILQQRQELSDIKKS, via the coding sequence ATGCTGTCTAAAGACACCTTGTTTGCCCTATCCCTGTTTCCCTATCTGGGGTTCCTCTGGTTTATGACCCGCTCTCGCCAGGTGCCCCGGTTGGCTCTGGTCGGTTTTTACATGACCCTGGTTTTTGTCGCCATCACCATCCCTGCCGGGATTTACGCCAGGGTGAAGTATGGTGCAGCCCTGGCCAATGTGGATTGGCTCCACGGGGGGGCAGAATTTTTTCTTACCCTGTCCAATATTCTGGTGGTCCTGGGCTTCCGGCAGGCAATCTTACAGCAGCGACAAGAATTATCAGATATCAAGAAATCCTGA
- a CDS encoding serine/threonine-protein kinase: MSYCLNPDCVEPQNPLPAKFCQCCGSLLLLKERYRALLPIGEGGFGRTYVAVDEHRLQTRCVIKQFVPQTLGSNTLRQASLDRAIRLFNQEAMRLDELGEHPQIPTLLAYFEQEKRLYLVQQFIEGYNLFQELHLRGPFNEPEIRSLLADLLPVLTFIHERNVIHRDIKPANIIRSKGSKQLVLIDFGVAKQLSTSPLTKAVGTKIGTEGYAPIEQWRGGKAYPASDLYSLGATCVHLLTRVKPDSLFDPMAGRWIWRDHLASMGVKISDRLEQILDKLLKDAVVERYQSASEVLRELDAIDGLPPAPPRPLAAPVPPLPDYNGPPSGQFWQNYQTLVGHTDRIRAIAISPDGKRLASASSDKTIRLWDLETSTFLHSLTDHIGAVHAVLIHPNRQILLSGSSDKTIRLWHLEKGKLLHTFVDHINWVNALALETRGQLLVSGSDDRTVRIWDLKTGTLMQTLTGHTGPVHAVAISPDGQVLASGSGDRTVRLWQLESGQSLATPIRHASRINSVVISPNGQILVSGGDDSTIKVWNLKTNQMMHILTAHSDAVSSLAISADSRSLISGSHDTTVKVWELASGKLIHTLNGHSWWVNAVAISPNGQIIASGSADKVIKLWRISR, from the coding sequence ATGAGTTACTGCCTTAATCCTGACTGTGTTGAGCCTCAAAACCCTCTGCCAGCAAAGTTTTGCCAATGTTGTGGGTCCCTGTTGCTGCTGAAGGAGCGTTATCGAGCCCTCTTGCCGATCGGAGAGGGAGGATTTGGCAGAACCTATGTGGCTGTGGATGAACATCGGTTACAGACTCGCTGTGTAATCAAGCAATTTGTGCCCCAGACGCTGGGGTCCAATACTCTCCGACAGGCTTCCCTCGATCGGGCCATTCGGCTGTTTAATCAGGAGGCCATGCGACTGGATGAACTGGGGGAGCATCCCCAAATCCCGACGCTGCTCGCCTATTTTGAGCAGGAGAAACGACTATACCTGGTGCAGCAGTTCATCGAAGGCTATAACCTGTTTCAAGAGCTGCATCTGCGCGGTCCCTTCAATGAACCGGAAATCCGCTCCCTGCTTGCCGATCTGCTGCCGGTCCTGACCTTTATCCATGAACGGAATGTGATTCACCGGGATATTAAACCGGCCAATATCATCCGCTCTAAGGGAAGCAAACAGTTGGTACTGATTGACTTTGGAGTGGCCAAGCAACTATCCACTTCTCCCCTGACCAAGGCGGTGGGGACAAAAATTGGCACAGAGGGCTACGCGCCGATCGAACAATGGCGGGGAGGCAAAGCCTATCCGGCCAGTGACCTCTATAGCCTGGGTGCAACTTGCGTTCATCTGCTGACAAGGGTCAAGCCCGACAGCCTGTTTGATCCGATGGCCGGTCGCTGGATCTGGCGAGATCATCTGGCAAGTATGGGGGTCAAGATCAGCGATCGCCTGGAACAGATTCTGGACAAACTACTCAAAGATGCAGTCGTAGAGCGGTATCAATCTGCCAGTGAAGTCCTGCGGGAACTGGACGCGATCGATGGATTGCCCCCCGCCCCACCCCGTCCCCTCGCAGCGCCAGTCCCCCCTCTCCCCGATTACAATGGCCCCCCGTCTGGGCAATTCTGGCAAAACTATCAGACGCTGGTGGGGCACACCGATCGGATTCGCGCCATTGCGATCAGTCCAGATGGAAAACGGCTGGCCAGTGCTAGCAGCGATAAAACAATCCGGCTCTGGGATCTGGAAACTTCCACATTCCTCCATAGCCTGACCGATCATATCGGCGCAGTTCATGCCGTGCTGATTCACCCTAATCGGCAGATCCTGCTCAGTGGGAGTAGCGATAAAACGATCCGGCTCTGGCACCTGGAGAAGGGGAAACTTCTGCATACCTTTGTAGACCATATTAATTGGGTCAATGCGCTGGCCCTGGAAACCAGAGGACAACTTCTGGTCAGCGGCAGTGACGATCGAACCGTTCGCATCTGGGATTTAAAAACTGGCACCCTGATGCAAACCCTGACAGGGCACACAGGCCCTGTGCATGCAGTTGCGATCAGCCCCGATGGGCAGGTCCTGGCCAGTGGTAGCGGCGATCGAACGGTGCGACTCTGGCAATTGGAATCAGGCCAGAGCCTGGCCACTCCGATTCGCCATGCCAGCCGCATCAACTCGGTTGTGATCAGTCCCAACGGCCAAATTCTGGTCAGCGGGGGCGATGACAGCACCATCAAGGTCTGGAATCTCAAAACGAATCAGATGATGCATATCCTGACAGCCCATTCTGATGCCGTTTCTTCCCTGGCCATCAGTGCAGATAGTCGGAGCCTGATCAGTGGGAGCCACGATACCACCGTTAAAGTTTGGGAGCTGGCTTCTGGTAAACTCATTCACACCCTGAATGGACATAGCTGGTGGGTGAATGCGGTTGCGATCAGTCCCAATGGCCAAATCATTGCCAGTGGCAGTGCCGATAAGGTGATTAAGCTGTGGCGGATCAGCCGATAG
- a CDS encoding family 10 glycosylhydrolase, with the protein MVLLHKRAGFDSGRATKILSGLLLGFWFHLTVALLPAAARTVLGVVRSPDNATQWSDIVDRLREMGTAYQTIDLQQLQRPQDLEGITVIFLPNLKGLTKEQVQLFQDWVSQGGRIIASGPIGNNASPSISQTLQALKVTYAAPTTDKGGFDSRWLKTVLEQNEPGAVTPTPPRVSPATAGAAIAGTWPVETKTTSTGGKPWSMDEEIPVSEDPAEQVAPPGAEVTAGPLPINALDAIALRQELENLIGRVESALLAVNAAAANPANLQSSQLKAMTIAPTAADQASPAGANALATARQLIRAFSESVEQGDYAMARRQWLQARQLLWDSYPLDQPFAQPEIRAVWLDRGTIVQAGSEKELALMFDRLAAARINTIFLETINAGYPIYPSKIAPRQNPLTKGWDPLAAAVKLAHERGMELHAWVWVFAAGNQKHNKLVQLPVSYPGPILEAHPDWANRDNQGRIVPLGQNKPFLDPANPEVRAYLLQIFTEIATRYEVDGLHLDYIRYPFQDPSADRTYGYGMAARQQFKRLTGVDPITLSPRNPDRSAQMLWQQWTDFRTQQVNSFVAEVAQTLRPKRPRLILSAAVFPISEFERLQKLQQQWEVWAREGNVDLIVPMSYAADTNRFQRIVQPWLMQVDLGGALVMPGIYLFKLPELMTIDQIQAIRNLSGGGYSLFAMQHFSDRLQLIFSQTQKLPQPIPQEPIPYRQPFATAAIRYAGLQREWEFLITRGKLRFREKELVNWRTQSEAVAVALSQLAEQPTPAHLDRAMELTGEFRGQFRDLLRLPALGQSYQVNTWENQLTAIDRLLQYGKRTAFRS; encoded by the coding sequence ATGGTGTTGTTACACAAACGAGCCGGGTTTGATTCGGGTCGAGCCACCAAAATACTGAGTGGGTTGTTGCTGGGGTTCTGGTTCCATTTGACAGTGGCGCTCTTACCAGCCGCCGCCAGGACAGTCCTTGGCGTGGTCCGTAGTCCAGATAATGCGACTCAATGGTCAGATATCGTCGATCGTCTAAGAGAGATGGGGACAGCCTATCAGACGATCGACCTGCAACAGCTCCAGCGGCCTCAGGACCTGGAGGGCATCACGGTCATCTTCCTGCCCAACCTCAAAGGTCTGACGAAGGAACAGGTGCAACTGTTCCAGGACTGGGTCAGTCAGGGAGGACGGATCATTGCCAGTGGCCCGATCGGGAATAATGCCTCCCCGTCGATCAGCCAGACCCTGCAGGCTCTGAAAGTAACTTACGCTGCCCCCACTACCGATAAAGGCGGGTTCGATAGTCGCTGGTTAAAGACCGTTCTGGAACAAAATGAACCTGGGGCTGTAACCCCTACCCCCCCAAGGGTCAGTCCGGCAACGGCAGGGGCGGCGATAGCTGGAACCTGGCCTGTGGAGACCAAGACCACCTCAACTGGGGGCAAGCCCTGGTCGATGGACGAGGAGATACCGGTTTCAGAAGACCCGGCAGAACAGGTGGCCCCTCCCGGCGCTGAAGTCACAGCAGGGCCATTGCCGATCAATGCCCTGGATGCGATCGCCCTACGGCAAGAGCTGGAAAATCTGATTGGTCGGGTGGAAAGTGCCCTTTTGGCGGTCAATGCTGCGGCTGCAAATCCAGCCAATCTCCAATCTTCCCAATTGAAGGCGATGACGATCGCCCCCACCGCCGCTGATCAGGCATCTCCCGCAGGGGCTAACGCTTTGGCCACAGCCCGCCAGTTGATTCGAGCCTTTTCTGAATCCGTCGAGCAGGGTGATTATGCCATGGCTCGCCGTCAGTGGCTGCAGGCCCGGCAATTGTTATGGGACAGCTATCCCCTGGATCAGCCCTTTGCCCAACCTGAAATCCGCGCTGTTTGGCTTGATCGGGGCACCATTGTTCAGGCAGGCTCCGAAAAAGAACTGGCGCTCATGTTCGATCGCCTGGCCGCCGCCCGGATCAACACCATTTTCCTGGAAACGATCAATGCCGGTTACCCCATCTATCCCAGCAAGATCGCTCCCCGACAGAACCCCCTGACTAAAGGCTGGGACCCACTGGCAGCAGCGGTCAAACTGGCCCATGAGCGGGGGATGGAATTGCATGCCTGGGTTTGGGTATTTGCCGCTGGCAATCAGAAGCACAATAAACTGGTGCAGCTCCCGGTTAGCTATCCCGGTCCCATCCTGGAAGCCCATCCAGATTGGGCCAACCGGGATAATCAGGGTAGGATTGTCCCTCTTGGTCAGAACAAACCCTTTCTGGACCCGGCTAACCCTGAGGTGCGAGCCTATTTGCTCCAGATCTTCACCGAAATTGCCACCCGTTATGAGGTGGATGGTCTCCATTTGGACTATATTCGCTACCCCTTCCAAGATCCCAGTGCCGATCGGACCTATGGCTATGGAATGGCCGCCCGCCAGCAATTCAAACGCCTGACCGGGGTGGATCCGATTACCCTGTCGCCCCGTAATCCGGATCGATCGGCCCAGATGCTGTGGCAACAGTGGACTGATTTTCGTACCCAGCAGGTGAACAGTTTTGTGGCAGAGGTGGCCCAGACCCTGCGGCCAAAGCGGCCCCGCCTGATCCTGTCAGCGGCAGTCTTTCCCATTTCAGAATTTGAGCGTTTGCAGAAGCTGCAACAGCAATGGGAAGTCTGGGCCAGGGAGGGCAATGTAGACCTGATTGTGCCCATGTCCTATGCCGCCGATACCAATCGCTTTCAGCGAATTGTGCAGCCCTGGCTGATGCAGGTGGATCTGGGTGGGGCTCTGGTCATGCCCGGTATCTACCTGTTTAAGTTGCCCGAGTTAATGACGATCGACCAGATTCAGGCGATTCGCAATCTTTCGGGGGGTGGATATTCTCTGTTTGCCATGCAGCACTTCAGCGATCGGCTGCAGTTGATTTTCAGTCAGACTCAGAAGCTCCCCCAACCCATTCCCCAGGAACCGATTCCCTACCGCCAACCCTTTGCCACAGCCGCGATCCGGTATGCCGGGTTGCAACGAGAGTGGGAATTCCTGATTACAAGAGGCAAATTGCGGTTTCGGGAAAAGGAATTAGTGAATTGGCGTACCCAGTCAGAAGCCGTAGCAGTCGCTTTGAGCCAACTGGCAGAACAACCGACCCCAGCCCATCTAGATCGGGCCATGGAACTGACAGGTGAATTTCGGGGTCAGTTTCGAGACTTACTGCGCCTGCCTGCTCTGGGACAGTCCTATCAGGTCAATACCTGGGAAAACCAGTTGACTGCCATCGATCGCCTGCTGCAATATGGCAAACGCACTGCCTTCCGCAGTTAG
- the patD gene encoding heterocyst frequency control protein PatD, translating into MLPPLYHESYREFQRLLTGLQDQVVQANPDRVRLQAEFLKVQQFFQLQILTLNPGDGAISQRLQALQTETNKQLRLLAVDISFLQAARQPATTQQRQAQIRDRLTTLAGYCEVVLQGKA; encoded by the coding sequence ATGCTACCTCCGCTCTATCACGAGTCCTACAGAGAATTCCAGCGCCTGTTAACCGGCTTGCAAGATCAGGTGGTCCAGGCCAATCCCGATCGGGTCAGGCTACAGGCGGAATTTCTCAAGGTCCAGCAATTCTTTCAACTGCAAATCCTGACCCTTAATCCGGGGGATGGGGCGATCTCCCAGCGGTTGCAAGCCCTCCAGACTGAAACCAATAAGCAACTGCGGTTGCTCGCTGTGGATATTTCGTTTCTACAGGCGGCTCGCCAGCCCGCCACCACCCAGCAACGGCAGGCCCAGATCCGCGATCGGTTGACGACCCTGGCGGGCTACTGTGAGGTTGTACTGCAGGGGAAGGCATGA
- a CDS encoding zf-TFIIB domain-containing protein, translating to MHCPKDRKILLVNSQISGDLAVKCCPDCKGTWIPAEQYEAWQARQPQSNQDVFPETLDVEYVQSPFDAKGGLCPDCRHYLSRARVGLKTPFYVERCLECGGIWCDYGEWEVLEKLGLHTSIQRLFSSEWQARAREREHLSQERQAMIDKLGQELADQVFGLADALQDHPNGDFGVAYLMRRFDRPVSTENR from the coding sequence ATGCATTGTCCCAAAGACCGGAAGATACTCCTGGTGAACAGTCAGATCAGTGGTGATCTCGCAGTCAAATGTTGCCCAGACTGCAAAGGCACCTGGATTCCGGCTGAACAATACGAGGCATGGCAGGCCAGACAACCTCAGAGCAATCAGGACGTTTTCCCGGAAACCCTGGATGTGGAGTATGTTCAGTCTCCCTTTGATGCCAAAGGAGGGCTGTGTCCTGATTGTAGGCATTACCTGTCTCGGGCCAGGGTGGGACTGAAGACGCCCTTCTACGTAGAACGCTGTCTGGAGTGCGGCGGCATCTGGTGCGACTATGGGGAGTGGGAGGTGCTGGAAAAGCTGGGCCTCCATACTTCAATTCAGCGGTTATTTTCCAGTGAGTGGCAGGCCAGGGCCAGGGAGCGGGAGCATCTCTCCCAGGAGCGGCAAGCCATGATCGATAAGTTGGGTCAGGAACTGGCTGATCAGGTGTTTGGTCTGGCCGATGCCCTGCAGGATCACCCGAATGGAGATTTTGGGGTAGCTTATCTCATGCGTCGCTTCGATCGGCCTGTGTCCACGGAGAATAGGTGA
- a CDS encoding response regulator produces the protein MASQSSELILIVDDTPANLDVISDALADAGFEVAIAISGERAIKQLQHRLPDLILLDVMMPGISGFETCRLLKADPKTQDIPILFMTALSDAENKIKGFDLGAVDYIAKPFQEAEVLARVKTHLQLRKLTKTLGEQVAQRTADLTQALQNLQTSQMQMVQSEKMSALGNLVAGVAHEINNPLGFVSGNISHLSGYLQDLFNLLHLYQEHCPQPGTAIQAAIEEIDLDYLRADVPKLLDSTQEGLRRIQNISTSLRTFSRTDSDRPVRFNLHDGIESTLLILKHRLRANDDRPEIQVIKDYGALPEVECYAGQLNQVFMNLLANAIDALEDGNQGLTPEASSTTPNQITIKTELSDQGRSVVIRIRDNGIGILPEVQQKIFNHLFTTKDVGRGTGLGLAIAHSIVVDKHGGTLDVTSIPGEGSEFVVMIPVQAGTPTVAPRMTAGCAGSR, from the coding sequence ATGGCCTCTCAATCTTCTGAGCTGATTCTGATTGTTGATGACACCCCTGCCAACCTGGATGTAATCTCAGATGCCCTGGCCGATGCTGGCTTTGAAGTGGCGATCGCCATCAGTGGCGAACGGGCCATCAAGCAACTCCAACATCGCCTGCCCGACCTGATTTTGCTGGATGTGATGATGCCCGGTATCAGTGGGTTTGAAACCTGCCGCCTGCTAAAAGCAGACCCCAAAACCCAGGACATTCCTATCCTGTTCATGACGGCCCTTTCCGATGCCGAAAACAAGATCAAAGGATTTGATCTGGGAGCTGTCGATTACATTGCCAAGCCCTTTCAGGAAGCTGAAGTGCTGGCGCGGGTGAAAACCCATCTGCAATTGCGGAAACTCACGAAAACCCTAGGGGAACAGGTTGCCCAGCGGACTGCTGACCTGACCCAGGCTTTGCAAAACCTGCAAACCTCACAAATGCAGATGGTGCAAAGTGAGAAAATGTCAGCTCTCGGCAATTTAGTTGCGGGGGTGGCCCATGAGATTAATAACCCCCTTGGGTTTGTCAGTGGGAATATCAGTCACCTGAGCGGCTATCTGCAGGATTTATTCAATCTGCTTCATCTTTACCAGGAACATTGCCCACAGCCGGGAACAGCCATTCAGGCCGCGATCGAGGAGATCGATCTGGACTACCTGCGGGCAGATGTGCCCAAGCTGCTGGACTCAACTCAGGAAGGGTTGCGGCGAATTCAAAACATCAGCACCAGTTTGCGCACCTTCTCCCGAACAGACAGCGATCGTCCTGTTCGCTTTAACCTGCATGACGGTATCGAGAGTACGCTGCTGATCCTCAAGCATCGTCTCCGGGCCAATGACGACCGTCCTGAAATTCAGGTGATCAAGGACTATGGGGCCTTACCGGAGGTCGAATGTTACGCTGGCCAGCTCAATCAGGTCTTCATGAATCTGCTGGCCAACGCGATCGATGCTCTGGAGGATGGGAATCAGGGCCTCACCCCTGAGGCGAGCAGCACAACGCCCAACCAGATTACAATCAAAACCGAACTCTCTGACCAGGGGCGATCTGTCGTCATTCGCATTCGGGATAACGGAATTGGCATCCTCCCTGAGGTACAACAAAAGATCTTCAACCACCTGTTCACAACGAAGGACGTGGGCAGGGGCACTGGGTTGGGATTGGCAATTGCCCACTCTATTGTGGTGGATAAACATGGTGGCACATTGGATGTCACCTCTATCCCCGGTGAGGGCTCAGAGTTTGTTGTGATGATTCCAGTCCAGGCCGGGACTCCAACAGTTGCCCCCAGAATGACGGCAGGTTGTGCCGGATCTCGATAA